A stretch of DNA from Thermocrinis sp.:
TTTAATCTGTTCATATTTTTAATATCCGTCCAAGAGCTTAGTTTTCTATGAGAAAACTCAGAGGCTGTTTGGGAAAACTCTTGAGTATATGACCTGCAAATGCTGGAGAAAGCTCCAAGGGTTTATAGCCTTCCTTATCTCTTCTGGAGTTAAAAGCTCACTGACCCTTTGGTCCTGCATCAAACTAACCTCAAAAGGTATTTTTTCGTTCCAGCTTCTCATAGCACACCTTTGAACCATCTCATAGGCTTGGTCCCTTGGCAAGCCTTTTTCCATAAGCTTTACCAAAATCTTTGAAGATGCGTAAAGTCCAAAGGAAAGGTTCATATTTTCCTTCATTCTTTCTCTGTCTATTACCAAACCTTCAAGGATCTCAAGGAATAGATTAAGTATGTAGTCTAAAGCAGTTGTGGCATCTGGTAAGATTATCCTTTCGGCCGAAGAGTGGGATATGTCCCTTTCGTGCCAAAGGGCTACGTTTTCAAGGGATGTTATAAGATAGCTCCTTATGAGCCGGGCAAGTCCGCAGATCCTCTCTGCATGAATTGGATTTTTCTTGTGAGGCATGGCCGATGATCCCCTTTGCCCTTCTTTAAAAGGCTCCTGAAGTTCTCCTACTTCCGTGCGTTGAAGATGCCTTATCTCAGTAGCAAATCTTTCCAAGGAGGTTGCGGTTTGTGAGATGGCCCACATTACCTCCGCATGTCTGTCCCTTGGCACAATTTGGGTAGAAACTGGTTCCACCTTTAGTCCAAGCTCTTCTAATGCTAACCTCTCCACCTCTGGGTCCAAATTAGAGTAAGTTCCCACCGCACCGGAAAGCTTTCCGTAAGAGATGTTTTCCAAAGCCCTCAGGATCCTTTCTTTGTTTCTTTTCATCTCTTCATACCAGCTTAGAAACTTCAGTCCAAGGGTCATGGGTTCTGCATGAACTCCATGAGTCCTGCCCATCATAATAGTATCCCTTTCCCTCAGTGCAAGTTGCTTGAGCTTTTCAAGGATCTTATCCACACTCTTAAGGATGAGATTTAGGGCTTCTTTTATCTGCAGAGCCAAAGCGGTATCCACCACATCAGAAGATGTAAGCCCCATGTGAAAGTAGTGGGAGTATTCCGGTATCTGTTCCGATATTGCGGAAACAAAGGCAAGCACATCATGCTTGTATATCTTTTCGTAGTAATTTATCCTCTCAAGTGTCTTTTCATCCACCTTTGTGCGCTTTTCTATGTCGATCAGAGCGGTCAAAGGTATTTTCCCCTTTTTGTGCCATGCTCTGCAAACTGCCAACTCCACCTTTAACCACAGCTGAAACTTTTTTAAGTCTGACCAAAGTTCTTTAAATTCTTTTCGGGTGTATCTTTCAATCATAACTATTCCTTAAAAAGGATTATCTTTTCGTTTGGTTTCTGAAGTTGCATCCTTTCTCTTGCCAACTTTTCAAGATAAAGATCTTTGTCCTCTTCCAAAAGTTTTAGCTCTTCTTCAATTAAAGCATTTTCTTTTTTTACGTTCTGTAGCTTAAGATTTATCTCGTTTATCTTCTTTTTCATCTTTATAATTTCAAAAATACTATAACTTCCAAAAAATAGGTTATATACTGTGAAAAAAAGCACGGCGATAAAAAATACAAAAGGGAGGCTATTTGGACTTAAACCTCCAAAATTCCCTTTTGCCCTCAAACCTTGACGCATGGCCTAGTTCCTCCTCTATACGCAAAAGTTCGTTATACTTTGCTACTCTATCTGTCCTTGATGCAGAACCGGTTTTTATCTGTCCAGCGTTTGTCCCCACTGCCAAGTGGGATATAAAAGTATCCTCCGTTTCTCCAGAGCGGTGGGATATTATGCAGTTGTATCCGTGCTCTTTGGCAAAGGCTATTGTGTCTATGGTTTCCGATAGGGTTCCAATTTGGTTAAGCTTTATCAGTATTGCGTTGGCTATACCTTTTTGAAAACCCTCCTTTAGAATGTTTATGTTTGTGGTAAAAAGATCATCTCCCACAAGCTGAACTTTGTCCCCAAGAGCTTTTGTTATCATCTGCCAACCCTCCCAGTCATTTTCTGCCATGGGATCTTCCATAGATATTATCGGAAACCTCTCCAAAAGCTTAACGTAAAACTCCACAAGTTCATCTGACCTTAGCTTTTTGCCCTCTATGTGATACATATCATCCTCGTAGTAAAACTCCGAAGATGCACAATCCAAAGCTAACAGCACATCTTCTCCAGGTGTGTATCCTGCCTTTTCTATGGCACTTACTAAGAACTCTAAAGCCTTTTCGGTATTTTCAAGGTTTGGAGCAAAGCCACCTTCGTCTCCTACATTGGTAGAGTAGCCCTTTTCTTTTAGAAGCTTTTTGAGAGTGTGGAAA
This window harbors:
- the purB gene encoding adenylosuccinate lyase — its product is MIERYTRKEFKELWSDLKKFQLWLKVELAVCRAWHKKGKIPLTALIDIEKRTKVDEKTLERINYYEKIYKHDVLAFVSAISEQIPEYSHYFHMGLTSSDVVDTALALQIKEALNLILKSVDKILEKLKQLALRERDTIMMGRTHGVHAEPMTLGLKFLSWYEEMKRNKERILRALENISYGKLSGAVGTYSNLDPEVERLALEELGLKVEPVSTQIVPRDRHAEVMWAISQTATSLERFATEIRHLQRTEVGELQEPFKEGQRGSSAMPHKKNPIHAERICGLARLIRSYLITSLENVALWHERDISHSSAERIILPDATTALDYILNLFLEILEGLVIDRERMKENMNLSFGLYASSKILVKLMEKGLPRDQAYEMVQRCAMRSWNEKIPFEVSLMQDQRVSELLTPEEIRKAINPWSFLQHLQVIYSRVFPNSL
- a CDS encoding septum formation initiator family protein, with amino-acid sequence MRQGLRAKGNFGGLSPNSLPFVFFIAVLFFTVYNLFFGSYSIFEIIKMKKKINEINLKLQNVKKENALIEEELKLLEEDKDLYLEKLARERMQLQKPNEKIILFKE
- the eno gene encoding phosphopyruvate hydratase, coding for MVRIEEIKAREVLDSRGNPTVEVEVRLSSGALGRAIVPSGASTGEREALELRDHDPKRYLGKGVLKAVDNVNSIIAKELKGLLAENQKEIDHILIELDGTPNKSKLGANAILGVSLAVARAMANHLQIPLYKYIGGIFANKLPVPLMNVINGGVHADNPLDIQEFMIVPVCGKSFSEALRAGVEVFHTLKKLLKEKGYSTNVGDEGGFAPNLENTEKALEFLVSAIEKAGYTPGEDVLLALDCASSEFYYEDDMYHIEGKKLRSDELVEFYVKLLERFPIISMEDPMAENDWEGWQMITKALGDKVQLVGDDLFTTNINILKEGFQKGIANAILIKLNQIGTLSETIDTIAFAKEHGYNCIISHRSGETEDTFISHLAVGTNAGQIKTGSASRTDRVAKYNELLRIEEELGHASRFEGKREFWRFKSK